From one Triticum aestivum cultivar Chinese Spring chromosome 4B, IWGSC CS RefSeq v2.1, whole genome shotgun sequence genomic stretch:
- the LOC123092367 gene encoding calvin cycle protein CP12-1, chloroplastic codes for MATITTMAFMATFPAPRTVAQPSATLPSRPDVVSFAARAMRAHGRRLVAVAGSPSTPPELAQKVTESIKQAEETCAGDPEGGECVAAWDEVEELSAAASHARDRKKEHSDPLEEFCEDNPETDECRTYDS; via the coding sequence AtggccaccatcaccaccatggcCTTCATGGCCACCTTTCCGGCTCCCAGAACCGTTGCGCAGCCCTCGGCCACGCTGCCATCTCGCCCGGACGTCGTGTCGTTCGCGGCCCGGGCGATGCGCGCGCACGGCCGGCGGCTGGTGGCCGTGGCGGGCTCGCCGTCCACGCCCCCGGAGCTGGCGCAGAAGGTGACAGAGAGCATCAAGCAGGCGGAGGAGACGTGCGCGGGGGACCCGGAGGGCGGCGAGTGCGTGGCGGCGTGGGACGAGGTGGAGGAGCTCAGCGCGGCGGCCAGCCACGCGCGCGACCGCAAGAAGGAGCACAGCGACCCGCTGGAGGAGTTCTGCGAGGACAACCCCGAGACCGACGAGTGCCGCACCTACGACAGCTAG